A single window of Athene noctua chromosome 1, bAthNoc1.hap1.1, whole genome shotgun sequence DNA harbors:
- the ADCY3 gene encoding adenylate cyclase type 3 isoform X1, protein MPRNRAFSEPECSAEYSADYSVSLPSDPEHGVGRTHEVTVRSSGPCLCLPRFMRLTFAPESLENLYQTYFRRQRHETLLVLVVFAALFDCYVLVMCAVVYAADKLAPALVAVAGLVAHVLLFILCKYRLLPERVARRFLPYVLWVLILAQIFCYLGLNFSRSPEASDTVGWQAFFVFSFFITLPLRLAPIVLITAVSCGIHTLVLGVTVAQQQQDTLDEGTLLRQILSNVAIYLCAITVGTMSYYMADRKHRKAFLEARQSLEVKLNLEEQSQQQERLMLSILPKHVADEMLKDMKKDPSQKEMQQFNTMYMYRHENVSILFADIVGFTQLSSSCSAQELVKLLNELFARFDKLAAKYHQLRIKILGDCYYCICGLPEYREDHAVCSIMMGLAMVEAISYVREKTKTAVDMRVGVHSGTVLGGVLGQKRWQYDVWSTDVTVANKMEAGGIPGRVHISQSTMDCLKGEFEVEPGEGGSRCEYLKEKGIVTYLVVVPKQPLRNGINGVKLSLTSSHGGSPPLVNTKERNGSLSLACASPEEPEEPEARVRGALESGEEDGEAVNPSFPNPRRRLRLRDLAERVIDASQNEQELNKLLNEALLERESVQALKGKSTFRLSMRFIDPEMETRYSVEKEKQSGAAFSCSCVVLFFTAMVEVFIDPCLGLFGRLVANYVTFVVGEILLLILTLCSLAAIFPRVFPKKLVAFSTWIDRTRWARNTWAMAAIIIVTMADIVDMLSCRQDHGGMGNGTAGPPWPGGCGEQPKYYSYIALLALVATIMLVQVSHMVKLTLMVLITGATGAVNIYAWEHIFDQYDRRRGQQSTRSSLVPSKYSMTAMIFIVMLSFYYFSRHVEKLARTLFLWKIDVHDQKERVYEMRRWNEALVTNMLPEHVARHFLGSKKRDEELYSQSYDEIGVMFASLPNFADFYTEESINNGGIECLRFLNEIISDFDALLDEPQFRCITKIKTIGSTYMAASGVTPDANANGYSAKKESLSDKERWQHLADLADFALAMKVTLMNINYQSFNNFMLRIGMNKGAVLAGVIGARKPHYDIWGNTVNVASRMESTGVMGNIQVVEETHLILKEYGFRFVRRGAIYVKGKGELLTFFLKGREKQGSFVNGSSVTLPHQVVDNS, encoded by the exons ATGCCCCGGAACAGGGCTTTTTCAGAGCCCGAGTGCTCGGCCGAGTACTCCGCCGATTACTCGGTGAGCTTGCCGTCGGACCCCGAGCACGGCGTGGGGCGGACCCACGAGGTGACGGTGCGCAGTTCGGgcccctgcctctgcctcccccgTTTCATGCGCCTCACCTTCGCTCCCGAGTCCCTGGAGAACCTCTACCAGACTTATTTCCGTCGCCAACGCCACGAGACCCTCCTGGTGCTGGTGGTCTTCGCCGCTCTCTTCGACTGCTACGTCCTCGTCATGTGCGCCGTGGTCTACGCCGCCGACAAGCTGGCCCCGGCGCTGGTGGCGGTGGCCGGGCTGGTCGCCCACGTGTTGCTCTTCATCCTTTGCAAGTACAGGCTGCTCCCCGAGCGGGTGGCCCGCAGGTTCCTGCCCTATGTCCTCTGGGTCCTCATCTTGGCCCAGATCTTCTGCTACCTGGGTCTCAACTTCTCCCGCTCGCCTGAAGCCAGCGACACGGTGGGCTGGCAGGCTTTCTTCGTGTTCTCCTTCTTCATCACGCTGCCGCTGCGCTTGGCGCCCATCGTGCTCATCACCGCCGTCTCCTGCGGCATTCACACGCTGGTGCTCGGTGTCACCGTCGCCCAGCAGCAACAGGACACCCTGGATGAGGGCACGCTGCTGAGACAG ATCCTGTCCAACGTTGCCATCTACCTTTGTGCCATCACGGTGGGCACCATGTCCTACTACATGGCCGACCGCAAGCACCGCAAAGCCTTCCTCGAAGCCCGCCAGTCCCTCGAGGTCAAGCTCAACCTGgaggagcagagccagcagcag GAGCGCCTCATGCTCTCCATCCTGCCCAAGCACGTGGCTGACGAGATGCTGAAGGACATGAAGAAGGACCCGAGCCAGAAGGAGATGCAGCAGTTCAACACCATGTACATGTACCGCCACGAGAACGTCAG CATCCTCTTCGCAGACATCGTGGGCTTCACCCAGCTCTCCTCGTCCTGCAGCGCCCAGGAGCTGGTGAAGCTCCTCAATGAGCTTTTCGCCCGCTTCGACAAGCTGGCAGCC AAATACCACCAGCTGCGCATCAAGATCCTGGGCGACTGCTACTACTGCATCTGTGGGCTGCCCGAGTACCGGGAGGACCACGCCGTCTGCTCCATCATGATGGGGCTGGCCATGGTGGAGGCCATTTC ctACGTGCGGGAGAAGACCAAGACGGCGGTGGACATGCGTGTGGGGGTGCACAGCGGGACGGTGCTGGGGGGCGTGCTGGGCCAGAAGCGCTGGCAGTACGACGTGTGGTCCACCGACGTCACTGTGGCCAACAAGATGGAGGCGGGGGGCATCCCCGG GCGGGTGCACATCTCGCAGAGCACCATGGATTGCCTGAAGGGTGAGTTCGAGGTGGAGCCGGGTGAAGGTGGCTCACGCTGCGAGTACCTGAAGGAGAAGGGCATCGTCACCTACCTCGTCGTGGTCCCCAAGCAGCCCCTACGCAACGGCATCAACGGGGTG AAGCTGTCGCTGACCTCGTCCCATGGTGGTTCCCCGCCGTTGGTCAACACCAAGGAGCGCAACGGCAGCCTCAGCCTGGCCTGCGCCAGCCCCGAGGAGCCTGAGGAGCCCGAGGCCAGGGTGAGGGGCGCCCTGGAGAGCggggaggaggatggagag GCGGTGAACCCCTCCTTCCCCAACCCTCGGCGCCGGCTGCGGCTGCGGGACCTGGCCGAGCGGGTGATCGACGCCTCCCAGAACGAGCAAGAGCTCAACAAGCTGCTCAACGAAGCCTTGTTGGAACGCGAGTCAGTCCAGGC GCTGAAGGGGAAGAGCACCTTCCGGCTCTCCATGCGCTTCATTGACCCCGAGATGGAGACGCGCTACTCGGTGGAGAAGGAGAAGCAGAGCGGGGCCGCCTTCAGCTGCTCCTGCGTTGTCCTCTTCTTCACCGCCATGGTGGAGGTCTTCATCGACCCCTG TCTCGGCCTTTTTGGCAGGTTGGTAGCCAACTATGTGACCTTTGTGGTAGGGGAGATCCTGCTGCTCATCCTCACCCTCTGCTCATTGGCTGCCATCTTCCCCCGG GTCTTCCCCAAAAAGCTCGTGGCCTTCTCCACCTGGATCGACAGGACCCGCTGGGCACGCAACACCTGGGCCATGGCCGCCATCATTATCGTCACCATGGCCGACATCGTGGACATG CTCAGCTGTCGGCAAGACCACGGTGGGATGGGCAATGGGACAGCAGGGCCACCATGGCCAGGTGGCTGCGGGGAGCAGCCCAAGTACTACAGCTACATTGCCCTGCTGGCCTTGGTGGCCACCATCATGCTGGTGCAGGTCAGCCACATGGTCAAGCTGACCCTCATGGTGCTGATCACTGGGGCCACTGGTGCCGTCAACATCTACGCCTGGGAGCACATCTTTGACCAGTATGACCGCCGCCGCGGCCAGCAAAGCAC CAGGTCCTCACTGGTCCCCTCCAAGTACTCCATGACGGCCATGATCTTCATCGTGATGCTCAGCTTCTACTACTTCTCTCGCCAT GTGGAGAAGCTGGCCAGGACCCTCTTCCTCTGGAAGATTGATGTCCACGACCAGAAGGAGCGGGTCTATGAGATGCGGCGCTGGAACGAGGCCCTGGTCACCAACATGCTGCCCGAGCACGTGGCCCGGCACTTCCTGGGCTCCAAGAAGCGGGACGAG GAGCTCTACAGCCAGTCCTACGATGAGATCGGTGTCATGTTTGCCTCCCTCCCCAACTTTGCCGACTTCTACACGGAGGAGAGCATCAACAACGGGGGCATCGAGTGCCTGCGGTTCCTCAACGAGATCATCTCCGACTTTGACGCG CTCCTGGATGAACCCCAATTCCGGTGCATCACCAAAATCAAAACCATCGGCAGCACCTACATGGCGGCCTCTGGAGTGACCCCCGATGCCAACGCCAACGGCTACAGCGCCAAG AAGGAGAGTCTCTCGGATAAGGAGCGCTGGCAGCACTTGGCTGACCTGGCTGACTTTGCTTTAGCCATGAAGGTGACGCTGATGAACATCAATTACCAGTCCTTCAACAACTTCATGCTCCGCATAG GTATGAACAAGGGGGCCGTGCTGGCGGGTGTCATCGGTGCCCGCAAGCCGCACTACGACATCTGGGGCAACACGGTGAACGTGGCCAGCAGGATGGAGTCTACCGGTGTGATGGGGAACATACAG GTGGTGGAGGAGACCCACCTCATCCTGAAGGAGTACGGCTTCCGCTTCGTGCGCCGGGGAGCCATCTACGTCAAGGGCAAAGGGGAGCTGCTTACCTTCTTCCTCAAGGGCCGGGAGAAGCAGGGCTCCTTTGTGAACGGCTCCTCCGTCACCCTGCCCCATCAGGTGGTGGACAACTCATGA
- the ADCY3 gene encoding adenylate cyclase type 3 isoform X4 — protein MPRNRAFSEPECSAEYSADYSVSLPSDPEHGVGRTHEVTVRSSGPCLCLPRFMRLTFAPESLENLYQTYFRRQRHETLLVLVVFAALFDCYVLVMCAVVYAADKLAPALVAVAGLVAHVLLFILCKYRLLPERVARRFLPYVLWVLILAQIFCYLGLNFSRSPEASDTVGWQAFFVFSFFITLPLRLAPIVLITAVSCGIHTLVLGVTVAQQQQDTLDEGTLLRQILSNVAIYLCAITVGTMSYYMADRKHRKAFLEARQSLEVKLNLEEQSQQQERLMLSILPKHVADEMLKDMKKDPSQKEMQQFNTMYMYRHENVSILFADIVGFTQLSSSCSAQELVKLLNELFARFDKLAAKYHQLRIKILGDCYYCICGLPEYREDHAVCSIMMGLAMVEAISYVREKTKTAVDMRVGVHSGTVLGGVLGQKRWQYDVWSTDVTVANKMEAGGIPGRVHISQSTMDCLKGEFEVEPGEGGSRCEYLKEKGIVTYLVVVPKQPLRNGINGVVSGGGAKLSLTSSHGGSPPLVNTKERNGSLSLACASPEEPEEPEARAVNPSFPNPRRRLRLRDLAERVIDASQNEQELNKLLNEALLERESVQALKGKSTFRLSMRFIDPEMETRYSVEKEKQSGAAFSCSCVVLFFTAMVEVFIDPWLVANYVTFVVGEILLLILTLCSLAAIFPRVFPKKLVAFSTWIDRTRWARNTWAMAAIIIVTMADIVDMLSCRQDHGGMGNGTAGPPWPGGCGEQPKYYSYIALLALVATIMLVQVSHMVKLTLMVLITGATGAVNIYAWEHIFDQYDRRRGQQRAWPCPPTHPPLTPFASRSSLVPSKYSMTAMIFIVMLSFYYFSRHVEKLARTLFLWKIDVHDQKERVYEMRRWNEALVTNMLPEHVARHFLGSKKRDEELYSQSYDEIGVMFASLPNFADFYTEESINNGGIECLRFLNEIISDFDALLDEPQFRCITKIKTIGSTYMAASGVTPDANANGYSAKKESLSDKERWQHLADLADFALAMKVTLMNINYQSFNNFMLRIGMNKGAVLAGVIGARKPHYDIWGNTVNVASRMESTGVMGNIQVVEETHLILKEYGFRFVRRGAIYVKGKGELLTFFLKGREKQGSFVNGSSVTLPHQVVDNS, from the exons ATGCCCCGGAACAGGGCTTTTTCAGAGCCCGAGTGCTCGGCCGAGTACTCCGCCGATTACTCGGTGAGCTTGCCGTCGGACCCCGAGCACGGCGTGGGGCGGACCCACGAGGTGACGGTGCGCAGTTCGGgcccctgcctctgcctcccccgTTTCATGCGCCTCACCTTCGCTCCCGAGTCCCTGGAGAACCTCTACCAGACTTATTTCCGTCGCCAACGCCACGAGACCCTCCTGGTGCTGGTGGTCTTCGCCGCTCTCTTCGACTGCTACGTCCTCGTCATGTGCGCCGTGGTCTACGCCGCCGACAAGCTGGCCCCGGCGCTGGTGGCGGTGGCCGGGCTGGTCGCCCACGTGTTGCTCTTCATCCTTTGCAAGTACAGGCTGCTCCCCGAGCGGGTGGCCCGCAGGTTCCTGCCCTATGTCCTCTGGGTCCTCATCTTGGCCCAGATCTTCTGCTACCTGGGTCTCAACTTCTCCCGCTCGCCTGAAGCCAGCGACACGGTGGGCTGGCAGGCTTTCTTCGTGTTCTCCTTCTTCATCACGCTGCCGCTGCGCTTGGCGCCCATCGTGCTCATCACCGCCGTCTCCTGCGGCATTCACACGCTGGTGCTCGGTGTCACCGTCGCCCAGCAGCAACAGGACACCCTGGATGAGGGCACGCTGCTGAGACAG ATCCTGTCCAACGTTGCCATCTACCTTTGTGCCATCACGGTGGGCACCATGTCCTACTACATGGCCGACCGCAAGCACCGCAAAGCCTTCCTCGAAGCCCGCCAGTCCCTCGAGGTCAAGCTCAACCTGgaggagcagagccagcagcag GAGCGCCTCATGCTCTCCATCCTGCCCAAGCACGTGGCTGACGAGATGCTGAAGGACATGAAGAAGGACCCGAGCCAGAAGGAGATGCAGCAGTTCAACACCATGTACATGTACCGCCACGAGAACGTCAG CATCCTCTTCGCAGACATCGTGGGCTTCACCCAGCTCTCCTCGTCCTGCAGCGCCCAGGAGCTGGTGAAGCTCCTCAATGAGCTTTTCGCCCGCTTCGACAAGCTGGCAGCC AAATACCACCAGCTGCGCATCAAGATCCTGGGCGACTGCTACTACTGCATCTGTGGGCTGCCCGAGTACCGGGAGGACCACGCCGTCTGCTCCATCATGATGGGGCTGGCCATGGTGGAGGCCATTTC ctACGTGCGGGAGAAGACCAAGACGGCGGTGGACATGCGTGTGGGGGTGCACAGCGGGACGGTGCTGGGGGGCGTGCTGGGCCAGAAGCGCTGGCAGTACGACGTGTGGTCCACCGACGTCACTGTGGCCAACAAGATGGAGGCGGGGGGCATCCCCGG GCGGGTGCACATCTCGCAGAGCACCATGGATTGCCTGAAGGGTGAGTTCGAGGTGGAGCCGGGTGAAGGTGGCTCACGCTGCGAGTACCTGAAGGAGAAGGGCATCGTCACCTACCTCGTCGTGGTCCCCAAGCAGCCCCTACGCAACGGCATCAACGGGGTGGTGAGTGGTGGCGGTGCC AAGCTGTCGCTGACCTCGTCCCATGGTGGTTCCCCGCCGTTGGTCAACACCAAGGAGCGCAACGGCAGCCTCAGCCTGGCCTGCGCCAGCCCCGAGGAGCCTGAGGAGCCCGAGGCCAGG GCGGTGAACCCCTCCTTCCCCAACCCTCGGCGCCGGCTGCGGCTGCGGGACCTGGCCGAGCGGGTGATCGACGCCTCCCAGAACGAGCAAGAGCTCAACAAGCTGCTCAACGAAGCCTTGTTGGAACGCGAGTCAGTCCAGGC GCTGAAGGGGAAGAGCACCTTCCGGCTCTCCATGCGCTTCATTGACCCCGAGATGGAGACGCGCTACTCGGTGGAGAAGGAGAAGCAGAGCGGGGCCGCCTTCAGCTGCTCCTGCGTTGTCCTCTTCTTCACCGCCATGGTGGAGGTCTTCATCGACCCCTG GTTGGTAGCCAACTATGTGACCTTTGTGGTAGGGGAGATCCTGCTGCTCATCCTCACCCTCTGCTCATTGGCTGCCATCTTCCCCCGG GTCTTCCCCAAAAAGCTCGTGGCCTTCTCCACCTGGATCGACAGGACCCGCTGGGCACGCAACACCTGGGCCATGGCCGCCATCATTATCGTCACCATGGCCGACATCGTGGACATG CTCAGCTGTCGGCAAGACCACGGTGGGATGGGCAATGGGACAGCAGGGCCACCATGGCCAGGTGGCTGCGGGGAGCAGCCCAAGTACTACAGCTACATTGCCCTGCTGGCCTTGGTGGCCACCATCATGCTGGTGCAGGTCAGCCACATGGTCAAGCTGACCCTCATGGTGCTGATCACTGGGGCCACTGGTGCCGTCAACATCTACGCCTGGGAGCACATCTTTGACCAGTATGACCGCCGCCGCGGCCAGCAAA GGGCATGGCCGtgcccccccacccacccacccctcaccccctttGCCAGCAGGTCCTCACTGGTCCCCTCCAAGTACTCCATGACGGCCATGATCTTCATCGTGATGCTCAGCTTCTACTACTTCTCTCGCCAT GTGGAGAAGCTGGCCAGGACCCTCTTCCTCTGGAAGATTGATGTCCACGACCAGAAGGAGCGGGTCTATGAGATGCGGCGCTGGAACGAGGCCCTGGTCACCAACATGCTGCCCGAGCACGTGGCCCGGCACTTCCTGGGCTCCAAGAAGCGGGACGAG GAGCTCTACAGCCAGTCCTACGATGAGATCGGTGTCATGTTTGCCTCCCTCCCCAACTTTGCCGACTTCTACACGGAGGAGAGCATCAACAACGGGGGCATCGAGTGCCTGCGGTTCCTCAACGAGATCATCTCCGACTTTGACGCG CTCCTGGATGAACCCCAATTCCGGTGCATCACCAAAATCAAAACCATCGGCAGCACCTACATGGCGGCCTCTGGAGTGACCCCCGATGCCAACGCCAACGGCTACAGCGCCAAG AAGGAGAGTCTCTCGGATAAGGAGCGCTGGCAGCACTTGGCTGACCTGGCTGACTTTGCTTTAGCCATGAAGGTGACGCTGATGAACATCAATTACCAGTCCTTCAACAACTTCATGCTCCGCATAG GTATGAACAAGGGGGCCGTGCTGGCGGGTGTCATCGGTGCCCGCAAGCCGCACTACGACATCTGGGGCAACACGGTGAACGTGGCCAGCAGGATGGAGTCTACCGGTGTGATGGGGAACATACAG GTGGTGGAGGAGACCCACCTCATCCTGAAGGAGTACGGCTTCCGCTTCGTGCGCCGGGGAGCCATCTACGTCAAGGGCAAAGGGGAGCTGCTTACCTTCTTCCTCAAGGGCCGGGAGAAGCAGGGCTCCTTTGTGAACGGCTCCTCCGTCACCCTGCCCCATCAGGTGGTGGACAACTCATGA